A region of Aliivibrio fischeri DNA encodes the following proteins:
- a CDS encoding carbonic anhydrase family protein codes for MKKLFTTLAVLSALSATPFASASEWGYTGDTGPNHWHGVCQTGVNQSPIDITNAIESELEPITFNYGQAGENIVNNGHTVQVNIKSPQSIQVEGKTFSLLQLHFHAPSENLIAGHSYPLEMHLVHADKDGNLAVVGVMFKEGKANPELAKIWSQMPESGEVTLDKKLTLTNLLPNDQAYYRFNGSLTTPPCSEGVTWLVMKNPIEISSEQLAQFRELYNGNNRPTQAINARPILK; via the coding sequence ATGAAAAAATTATTTACTACATTAGCTGTTCTAAGCGCTCTTTCAGCAACGCCATTCGCTTCTGCATCAGAATGGGGTTATACAGGAGATACAGGCCCTAACCACTGGCATGGCGTTTGCCAAACAGGCGTAAACCAATCTCCAATTGACATTACCAATGCCATTGAGAGCGAATTAGAGCCGATTACGTTTAATTATGGTCAGGCTGGTGAAAACATCGTTAATAATGGCCATACGGTGCAGGTAAACATAAAAAGCCCACAATCAATTCAAGTTGAAGGTAAGACATTTAGCCTACTGCAACTGCACTTCCATGCTCCAAGTGAGAATTTAATTGCAGGACACTCATATCCGTTAGAGATGCACTTAGTTCATGCTGATAAAGATGGAAACTTAGCCGTTGTTGGTGTGATGTTTAAAGAAGGCAAAGCAAATCCAGAACTTGCTAAAATCTGGTCGCAAATGCCTGAATCAGGAGAAGTCACTCTTGATAAGAAATTAACACTAACGAACTTATTACCAAATGATCAAGCCTACTATCGTTTTAATGGCTCATTAACGACACCACCTTGTTCTGAGGGTGTGACTTGGCTAGTAATGAAAAATCCTATTGAGATTTCATCTGAACAATTAGCTCAATTTAGAGAACTCTACAACGGTAATAACCGCCCAACCCAAGCAATTAATGCTCGCCCTATCTTAAAATGA
- a CDS encoding methyl-accepting chemotaxis protein: MNLTLKNTVFISTFSLLFIISIILTGTGYFTFKNYNINSTEEHKKNIGALLAISLEENINSYFTAMEALSIDFDSNGNISDIKQATTSLELLRKSTNVPLVSIGLKNGLTFENGAFIPNFNAKEMKREWYQRTFNGETKIITQAYNDAATNRTVFAFSSPLYKNNEIIAAVVITIELDTIKEFISKLTPENQVFVYDNSGYIVSARRDHLIGKNIFSERPEYKSFINNELNYSIDNRYVSAYKTEVPSINWNVVSYEWDDVIAQPSKDMLIDSIILFVIVLSIALILVHFLLIRLIYAPIGGEPAYISSILSNIANGNLSEKFTITGKETGIYASAIALNQKLSSIIKNSLLLSDSVSSASEELTLVMNDTSNNSQQELTQVEAISTAINELSSTSKEVSINALHAENETQNAINNVTKGLEVLNSSISLAGNINDSVQQTADMISELKINSNNIGEVTTVISSISEQTNLLALNAAIEAARAGEQGRGFAVVADEVRNLAAKTQESTKNIQEIILKLQEQSEIANTNIASNVVAIQEYINLSEDVKTSFDNIVLSVQSISDVNTLVATASQEQLAVTENIAQNTTATFDLVHQNVSAINQTQQAAAELSQLAVSQKNELSFFLIDDK; this comes from the coding sequence ATGAATCTAACATTAAAAAATACAGTTTTTATATCCACATTTTCACTGTTATTTATAATATCAATAATTTTAACAGGAACAGGATATTTTACATTTAAAAATTACAACATTAACTCTACTGAAGAACATAAAAAAAATATTGGTGCTTTATTAGCTATCTCATTAGAAGAGAACATAAACAGTTATTTTACTGCTATGGAAGCCTTATCTATCGATTTCGATAGCAATGGAAATATCAGTGATATAAAGCAAGCAACAACGAGTTTAGAATTATTACGTAAAAGTACGAATGTACCTTTAGTCTCTATTGGACTTAAGAATGGGTTAACGTTCGAAAATGGTGCTTTTATCCCTAATTTCAATGCAAAGGAAATGAAGAGAGAATGGTATCAGCGTACATTTAATGGTGAAACTAAAATTATCACACAAGCTTATAACGATGCCGCAACTAACCGTACTGTTTTCGCCTTTTCAAGTCCCCTTTATAAAAACAATGAAATTATTGCTGCAGTAGTTATTACAATTGAATTAGATACAATTAAAGAATTCATTAGTAAACTTACACCTGAGAATCAGGTTTTTGTTTACGACAACAGTGGATATATTGTCTCTGCTCGTAGGGATCACTTAATCGGTAAAAATATATTTTCTGAACGTCCTGAATATAAAAGCTTTATTAATAACGAACTAAATTACAGCATTGATAATCGATATGTATCAGCATATAAAACAGAAGTACCATCAATAAATTGGAATGTTGTAAGTTATGAATGGGACGATGTTATTGCTCAACCAAGTAAAGACATGTTAATTGATTCAATAATATTATTTGTTATCGTATTAAGTATCGCTCTGATTCTTGTTCACTTTTTATTAATAAGATTAATTTATGCACCAATAGGTGGAGAGCCCGCTTATATTTCTTCTATTCTATCAAATATCGCAAATGGTAACCTATCTGAAAAATTCACAATTACAGGCAAGGAAACAGGGATTTACGCATCCGCTATTGCCCTTAATCAAAAATTATCATCAATAATCAAAAATAGCTTATTACTTTCTGATAGCGTGTCTTCGGCTTCCGAAGAACTAACACTAGTGATGAATGATACTTCAAACAACTCTCAACAAGAATTAACCCAAGTTGAAGCTATCTCAACAGCGATAAACGAACTTTCGAGTACATCCAAAGAAGTGAGTATCAATGCGCTGCATGCAGAAAATGAAACACAAAACGCAATCAATAATGTGACGAAAGGATTAGAGGTTCTTAATTCTTCGATTTCGCTAGCTGGCAATATCAATGATTCTGTTCAGCAAACAGCGGACATGATCTCAGAGCTTAAAATTAACTCTAACAATATTGGAGAAGTAACAACGGTTATCAGCTCTATTTCAGAACAAACTAACTTACTTGCACTAAACGCAGCAATCGAAGCTGCTCGTGCAGGAGAGCAAGGACGAGGCTTTGCTGTTGTCGCTGATGAAGTCCGAAATTTAGCGGCAAAAACTCAAGAATCGACAAAAAACATTCAAGAAATCATTCTTAAATTACAAGAGCAATCTGAAATTGCCAATACGAATATTGCTTCGAATGTTGTTGCTATTCAAGAGTATATAAATCTGTCTGAAGATGTAAAAACTTCATTTGATAACATCGTTCTTTCTGTTCAATCTATCTCTGATGTTAATACTCTTGTGGCAACAGCTTCACAAGAACAGTTAGCGGTAACAGAAAATATTGCTCAAAATACAACGGCTACTTTTGATTTAGTACACCAAAACGTATCGGCAATAAACCAAACACAACAAGCTGCTGCTGAACTTTCGCAATTAGCTGTATCACAAAAAAATGAGTTATCTTTCTTTTTAATAGATGATAAATAA
- a CDS encoding 5'-methylthioadenosine/S-adenosylhomocysteine nucleosidase, protein MQYLRYFLASLFTLVSFSLAAAPKPIVLQGAMDVEVNYMVEQLQNKQEVTFGSWTFWTGTIDDYPVIVSRTEVGIANASASTTLAIEKFSPGMIINQGTSGGHDPELYRGDIVLAVKSFNMGANRSEFSKVEEGIQPEKWKNFTVTMRLREDNKFVEHDAFYSTPELVDFAYKNVKHPAQGKVVKGVIGTADEWNREVARINWLHKTYQTAAEEMESSSAALVAEAYKVPFIGIRILSNTDLHNQDFDPATAITNQKYVIDFVKQWIAKQK, encoded by the coding sequence ATGCAGTACCTTCGTTATTTTCTTGCTAGTTTATTTACGCTTGTTTCGTTTTCTTTAGCTGCAGCACCAAAGCCTATTGTTTTACAAGGCGCCATGGATGTCGAAGTTAACTATATGGTTGAGCAGTTACAAAACAAACAAGAGGTAACTTTTGGCTCTTGGACGTTTTGGACTGGAACTATTGATGATTATCCAGTCATTGTGTCAAGAACTGAAGTGGGTATTGCTAATGCATCAGCATCAACAACTCTAGCTATTGAGAAGTTTTCACCAGGCATGATTATCAACCAAGGGACTTCTGGTGGTCATGATCCAGAGCTTTACCGTGGTGATATTGTTTTAGCCGTTAAGAGCTTCAATATGGGAGCAAATCGCTCTGAATTCTCTAAAGTAGAAGAAGGTATTCAACCTGAAAAATGGAAAAACTTCACAGTAACAATGCGATTAAGAGAAGATAATAAGTTTGTTGAGCATGACGCATTTTATTCAACTCCAGAGTTAGTCGACTTTGCTTATAAGAATGTAAAGCATCCTGCTCAAGGCAAAGTGGTTAAAGGCGTAATTGGTACCGCTGATGAATGGAACCGAGAAGTTGCTAGAATTAATTGGCTACACAAAACCTACCAAACTGCGGCAGAAGAGATGGAGAGCTCATCAGCAGCATTAGTTGCAGAGGCTTATAAAGTACCATTTATCGGTATTCGAATCTTATCGAACACAGATTTACATAATCAAGATTTTGATCCTGCAACGGCAATTACTAACCAAAAATACGTAATTGATTTTGTTAAGCAGTGGATTGCGAAGCAAAAATAA
- a CDS encoding GNAT family N-acetyltransferase, giving the protein MKYRIVDISSEHDNDICYIIKNVGVEFGAVGEGFGPGDDEVLEMSAHYNPKEKSKYLILLLNDRVVGGCGLSPFNNSGTICELKKLFLLPEARGRGFGKTIAGKILKFAKEVGYTQCYLDTLSSMKSAIFLYEDLGFKRLSTPLDGTEHNGCDVWMLKNLTECEIK; this is encoded by the coding sequence ATGAAATATCGAATCGTAGATATATCTAGTGAGCACGATAATGACATTTGCTACATCATTAAAAATGTAGGTGTCGAATTCGGTGCTGTTGGAGAAGGATTTGGACCTGGTGATGACGAAGTGTTAGAAATGAGTGCTCACTATAATCCAAAAGAAAAAAGTAAATATCTTATCCTACTACTTAATGACAGAGTGGTGGGAGGTTGTGGTTTATCGCCATTTAATAACAGTGGAACGATCTGTGAATTGAAAAAATTGTTTCTCCTACCAGAAGCAAGAGGACGTGGGTTCGGTAAAACTATTGCGGGGAAAATCTTAAAGTTTGCAAAAGAGGTTGGGTATACTCAGTGTTACCTAGACACGCTATCCAGTATGAAGTCTGCGATCTTTCTCTATGAAGATTTAGGCTTTAAGCGTTTATCTACGCCTCTTGATGGAACTGAACACAATGGATGTGATGTTTGGATGCTCAAGAATTTGACAGAGTGTGAAATAAAATAG